From one Pseudomonas sp. S35 genomic stretch:
- a CDS encoding single-stranded DNA-binding protein encodes MARGVNKVILVGTCGQDPEVRYLPNGNAVTNLSLATSEQWTDKQTGQKVEKTEWHRVSMFGKVAEIAGEYLRKGSQVYIEGKLQTREWEKDGIKRYTTEIVVDMQGTMQLLGGRPQGDQQGQGGMSNSAPRPQQSRPQPSQQPQRESRPAPQQAAPQPAPDFDSFDDDIPF; translated from the coding sequence ATGGCCCGTGGGGTTAACAAAGTCATATTGGTCGGTACATGCGGCCAGGATCCCGAAGTTCGCTACTTGCCTAACGGTAACGCCGTGACCAACCTGAGTCTGGCGACCAGCGAACAGTGGACCGACAAGCAAACCGGTCAGAAAGTCGAAAAAACCGAATGGCACCGTGTGTCGATGTTCGGCAAAGTCGCAGAGATCGCCGGTGAATACCTGCGCAAAGGTTCGCAGGTCTACATCGAAGGCAAACTGCAAACCCGCGAGTGGGAAAAAGACGGTATCAAGCGTTACACCACTGAAATCGTGGTCGACATGCAAGGCACCATGCAACTGCTGGGCGGCCGTCCACAGGGCGACCAACAGGGCCAAGGCGGCATGTCCAACTCGGCGCCACGTCCACAGCAGTCGCGTCCACAGCCAAGCCAGCAGCCACAGCGTGAGTCGCGTCCAGCGCCCCAGCAGGCCGCTCCGCAGCCGGCTCCGGACTTCGACAGCTTTGATGACGATATCCCGTTCTGA
- a CDS encoding MFS transporter — MHDPHSERMSSGETRAASGLALVFAFRMLGMFMVLPVLATYGMDLAGATPALIGLAIGAYGLTQAIFQIPFGIISDRIGRRPVIYLGLIVFALGSVLAAQSDSIWGVIAGRILQGAGAISAAVMALLSDLTREQHRTKAMAMIGMTIGLSFAVAMVVGPLLTRAFGLHGLFLATGGMALFGIVIVAFMVPRSTGTLQHRESGVARKALLPTLRHPDLLRLDLGIFVLHAMLMCSFVALPLALVEKAGLPKEQHWWVYLTALLISFFAMIPFIIYGEKKRKMKRVLLGAVATLMLTELFFWQFGDSLRALVIGTVVFFTAFNLLEASLPSLISKVSPAGGKGTAMGVYSTSQFLGSALGGIMGGWMFQHGGLSVVFLGCAGLAALWLAFAVTMREPPYVTSLRLPLSPEAIREAGLVERLKAVAGVTDAVVIAEEAAIYIKLDTELLDRATLEQLVNPVPTARPA, encoded by the coding sequence ATGCACGATCCCCACAGCGAACGCATGAGTAGCGGCGAGACCCGAGCAGCAAGCGGTCTGGCCCTGGTGTTCGCCTTCCGTATGCTGGGCATGTTCATGGTGTTGCCGGTGCTGGCGACCTATGGCATGGACCTCGCCGGCGCGACCCCAGCACTGATCGGCCTGGCGATTGGCGCCTATGGCCTGACCCAGGCGATTTTTCAGATTCCGTTCGGGATCATTTCCGATCGCATCGGCCGTCGCCCGGTGATTTACCTGGGGTTGATCGTCTTTGCCTTGGGCAGTGTGCTTGCGGCCCAGTCCGATTCGATCTGGGGCGTGATCGCCGGGCGCATCCTGCAAGGTGCCGGCGCGATTTCTGCCGCCGTGATGGCGCTGCTCTCGGACCTGACCCGCGAGCAACACCGCACCAAGGCCATGGCCATGATCGGCATGACCATCGGGCTGTCATTTGCCGTGGCCATGGTGGTCGGCCCCTTGCTGACGCGTGCGTTTGGCCTGCACGGTTTGTTCCTGGCCACCGGCGGCATGGCGTTGTTCGGCATCGTGATCGTGGCCTTTATGGTGCCGCGCTCCACCGGTACGCTGCAGCACCGCGAGTCAGGCGTCGCGCGCAAGGCGCTATTGCCGACGCTCAGGCATCCGGACCTGCTGCGCCTGGATTTGGGTATCTTCGTATTACACGCGATGCTGATGTGCAGCTTCGTCGCCTTGCCCTTGGCGCTGGTGGAAAAAGCCGGCCTGCCCAAGGAGCAGCACTGGTGGGTCTACCTGACCGCGCTGTTGATTTCATTCTTCGCCATGATCCCGTTCATCATCTACGGCGAGAAAAAACGCAAAATGAAACGAGTTCTGCTGGGCGCCGTCGCGACATTGATGCTCACTGAACTATTCTTCTGGCAGTTCGGCGACAGCCTACGGGCGCTGGTAATCGGCACGGTGGTGTTTTTCACTGCGTTCAACCTGCTGGAGGCTTCATTGCCTTCGCTGATCAGTAAAGTTTCACCGGCCGGTGGCAAGGGCACTGCAATGGGGGTGTATTCCACCAGCCAGTTCCTGGGTTCTGCGTTGGGCGGCATCATGGGCGGCTGGATGTTCCAGCATGGCGGTTTGTCGGTTGTGTTCCTCGGATGCGCCGGGCTGGCTGCACTTTGGCTGGCCTTTGCTGTTACCATGCGCGAACCTCCGTACGTCACAAGCCTGCGCCTGCCGTTGTCGCCCGAAGCAATTCGTGAAGCTGGCCTGGTAGAGCGCCTAAAGGCTGTCGCTGGGGTAACGGATGCCGTGGTTATTGCTGAAGAAGCCGCCATCTACATCAAATTGGACACCGAATTATTGGATCGCGCGACGCTCGAGCAACTGGTCAACCCAGTGCCGACAGCGCGCCCAGCTTAG
- a CDS encoding site-specific integrase, which translates to MALNPYAVKKIVLSSGERLPVLIALATGAPLFEPSVYVLSEIRATNRASNTIDQVLRSIMILQLFLDSSQIDIEQRIREGSVFRLSELDELVRHCRRPVADQLKCNLIPPSHKSTRRSAAESVRLVQRQFAPTEVAGHTAANRIRVIRNYLDWLVRYRMTRYHSGATDGERLWSEWTCCKDSLDARLPRHKGRNTIGQREGLPPEVAEKLLSVTSPESPENPWDGEGTRVRNSVLIRWFYELGLRRGELLNVKIPDINFQSEELTVARRADDPEDPRKNQPLVKTRDRKIPLSPGLCRLTHEYITNTRRSTEGARRHPFLFVAMGTGAPLSLSAVNAVFASLRDAFQGEFNAVTPHVLRHTWNDRFSETMDSVKVSGSEEERMRSFLMGWSPTSKTAGQYTRRHVRLKAQQVSLEMQAKQTEGWGNND; encoded by the coding sequence ATGGCTCTGAACCCGTATGCGGTAAAGAAGATTGTCTTGAGCTCAGGCGAGCGCTTGCCAGTGCTGATTGCACTTGCTACCGGCGCGCCCTTGTTCGAACCCTCTGTCTACGTGCTCAGTGAAATTCGAGCTACTAACAGAGCGAGCAATACGATTGACCAGGTATTGAGGTCAATCATGATATTGCAGCTATTCCTTGACTCGAGTCAGATTGATATTGAACAGCGGATTCGAGAGGGAAGTGTTTTTCGTCTGAGCGAGTTGGATGAGCTCGTTCGACACTGTAGGCGACCTGTCGCTGATCAACTGAAGTGCAATTTAATTCCTCCTTCCCATAAATCCACTCGTAGAAGCGCCGCTGAAAGTGTGCGCCTTGTTCAACGACAATTTGCACCAACTGAAGTGGCGGGTCATACCGCAGCTAACCGTATTCGGGTCATCAGGAACTATCTTGATTGGCTCGTGAGATACCGCATGACTCGCTATCACTCGGGTGCAACTGATGGCGAGCGACTTTGGAGTGAATGGACGTGTTGCAAGGATTCTCTGGATGCGCGACTTCCGCGTCACAAGGGCCGTAACACGATTGGACAGCGGGAAGGGCTTCCCCCTGAGGTGGCCGAGAAACTCCTAAGTGTCACGTCGCCAGAGTCACCTGAGAACCCCTGGGATGGGGAAGGCACGCGTGTTCGGAATTCCGTTCTGATTCGTTGGTTTTACGAACTCGGGCTACGTCGCGGCGAACTTCTGAACGTAAAAATTCCCGATATCAACTTCCAGTCGGAAGAGCTGACTGTTGCCAGACGGGCAGATGACCCGGAGGACCCCCGAAAAAACCAACCATTGGTGAAGACGCGCGACCGAAAGATCCCGCTATCCCCAGGTCTTTGTAGGCTGACGCATGAATATATAACCAATACACGCCGAAGCACTGAAGGTGCAAGGCGGCACCCATTTCTGTTCGTCGCCATGGGCACAGGGGCACCCCTGTCGCTAAGTGCCGTGAATGCTGTTTTCGCCTCACTTCGGGATGCCTTCCAAGGAGAGTTCAATGCTGTGACTCCACATGTTCTGCGCCACACGTGGAATGATCGTTTCTCGGAAACGATGGATAGCGTAAAGGTTTCTGGCTCCGAAGAAGAGCGTATGCGCTCGTTCTTGATGGGGTGGTCGCCGACCTCGAAAACCGCTGGGCAATACACTCGGCGACACGTTCGACTAAAAGCTCAACAGGTGTCTCTAGAAATGCAGGCTAAGCAGACAGAAGGTTGGGGGAATAATGACTGA